A genomic segment from Nicotiana sylvestris chromosome 1, ASM39365v2, whole genome shotgun sequence encodes:
- the LOC138878100 gene encoding spindle pole body component 110-like: MRELEHERPAKRPHLQEFVKALQEQWDWLAKEHEYRVTIGKLEKQVLDLKFERDLHIAADEGEKRKLAQENEVLKAQIREMKIATRNPKRSQADEKLINGLKKKVLEYQEDLEKSKPGIARIQLKRIKKTEGRARSMQQMKRDYERNIAILIETISTLEEQIFRQARDARADRKHYYDLVARMEKQMNEFQDQLLYNVQMQRTRNQLEQLFMERDKIRDRIEEIGHYITMRCLACEKIPRDTFFASVMGYVCRIMEELKSLQRGLAPKPAERQNDAPWAPNSKR, translated from the coding sequence atgagagaacttgagcacgaaaggccggctaaaagaccccatctccaggaattcGTTAAGGCAttgcaagaacagtgggattggctaGCTAAAGAGCATGAGTACAGggttacaataggcaagttggagaagcaagttttagatttgaaatttgagagagatttgcatatcgctgcagatgagggagaaaagagaaaactagctcaggaaaacgaggtcctcaaagctcaaatccgggaaatgaaaatagctaccaGAAACCCGAAGAGAAGCCAGGCTGATGAAAAGCTCATAAACGGTCtgaagaagaaagtcctcgagtatcaagaagacctggaaaaatctaaacCTGGTATAGCGAGGATACAATTGAAACGGATAAAGAAGACAGAAGGGCGAGCACGatctatgcaacaaatgaagagggactacgaaaggaacatcgctatattgatagaaacaatatccactctcgaAGAGcagatcttcagacaagcccgagatgccagagcagataggaagcacTACTATGATCTAGtggcccgaatggagaaacagatgaatgagtttcaggatcaactcctttacaacgTGCAAATGCAGAGGACGCGGAATCAACTAGAGCAACTGTTCATGGAAAGGGATAAAATCAGGGATAGAATTgaggagattgggcattacatcacCATGAGGTGCCTAGCATGTGAGAAAATACCCCGTGATACCTTTTTTGCTTCAGTCATGGGTTACGTCTGCCGAATCATGGAAGAATTGAAAAgcttgcaaaggggccttgcaccaaagcccgcggaaaggcagAATGATGCCCCGTGGGCACCAAATTCAAAGCGTTAA